The following coding sequences are from one Paracoccus alcaliphilus window:
- the rpe gene encoding ribulose-phosphate 3-epimerase: MTFDRKIRIAPSILSADFADFGREIRAIEDQGADWVHVDVMDGHFVPNLTFGPPAVKAFRPHVKTFMDVHLMIAPVDPYIEAYAEAGADLITAHVEAGPHIHRTLQAIRATGKKAGVALNPGTPADSVAHLLDLADLICVMTVNPGFGGQKFLDMTTKIRRLRELIGDRPIHIEIDGGVDPATAPIVAAAGADVLVAGSAVFRGGSVDAPQVYGDNIRAIRAAAEAAI; encoded by the coding sequence ATGACATTCGACCGCAAGATCAGGATCGCGCCGTCGATCCTGTCCGCCGATTTTGCCGATTTCGGCCGCGAGATCCGGGCCATCGAGGATCAGGGCGCCGACTGGGTCCATGTCGATGTGATGGACGGACATTTCGTGCCGAACCTGACCTTCGGCCCGCCCGCCGTGAAGGCGTTCCGCCCGCATGTGAAGACCTTCATGGACGTTCACCTGATGATCGCGCCGGTCGATCCCTATATCGAGGCCTATGCCGAGGCGGGGGCCGATCTGATCACCGCCCATGTCGAGGCCGGTCCGCATATCCACCGCACCCTGCAGGCGATCCGTGCCACCGGCAAAAAGGCGGGTGTGGCGCTGAACCCCGGCACGCCGGCCGATTCGGTCGCGCATCTGCTGGATCTGGCCGATCTGATCTGCGTGATGACGGTCAATCCCGGTTTCGGCGGGCAAAAGTTCCTGGACATGACCACCAAGATCCGCCGCTTGCGCGAGTTGATCGGCGACCGGCCCATCCATATCGAGATCGACGGCGGCGTCGATCCGGCAACCGCGCCCATCGTCGCGGCGGCGGGGGCGGATGTGCTGGTGGCGGGTTCGGCCGTGTTCCGGGGCGGCTCGGTCGATGCGCCGCAGGTCTATGGCGACAATATCCGCGCCATCCGCGCGGCTGCCGAAGCGGCTATTTGA
- a CDS encoding form I ribulose bisphosphate carboxylase large subunit — MSQTEITDKKKRYTAGVLKYAQMGYWDGDYVPKDTDVLALFRITPQEGVDPIEAAAAVAGESSTATWTVVWTDRLTAADQYRAKAYKVEPVPGQEGQYFCYVAYDLILFEEGSIANVTASIIGNVFSFKPLKAARLEDMRFPVAYIKTFNGPPTGIVVERERLDKFGRPLLGATTKPKLGLSGKNYGRVVYEGLKGGLDFMKDDENINSQPFMHWRDRFLYCMEAVNKATAATGEVKGHYLNITAGTMEEMYARAEFAKQLGSTIVMVDLIIGWTAIQSISNWCRANDMILHMHRAGHGTYTRQKNHGISFRVIAKWLRMAGVDHLHTGTAVGKLEGDPLTVQGYYNVCREMVNEVDLPRGIFFEQDWGNLKKVMPVASGGIHAGQMHQLIDLFGDDVVLQFGGGTIGHPMGIQAGATANRVALEAMILARNEGVDIKNEGPEVLRKAAKWCKPLEAALDTWGNITFNYTSTDTSDFVPTASVS; from the coding sequence ATGTCCCAGACCGAAATCACCGACAAGAAAAAGCGCTATACCGCAGGCGTGCTGAAATATGCCCAGATGGGTTACTGGGATGGCGACTATGTGCCCAAGGACACCGATGTCCTGGCGCTGTTCCGTATCACCCCGCAGGAAGGCGTCGATCCGATCGAGGCGGCGGCGGCCGTGGCGGGCGAAAGCTCGACCGCGACCTGGACCGTGGTCTGGACCGACCGGCTGACCGCCGCCGACCAGTATCGCGCCAAGGCCTATAAGGTCGAACCCGTGCCGGGGCAGGAAGGGCAGTATTTCTGCTATGTCGCCTATGACCTGATCCTGTTCGAGGAAGGCTCGATCGCCAACGTCACCGCGTCGATCATCGGCAACGTGTTCAGCTTCAAGCCGCTGAAGGCCGCCCGGCTGGAGGACATGCGCTTCCCCGTCGCCTATATCAAGACCTTCAACGGCCCGCCCACCGGCATCGTGGTCGAGCGCGAGCGTCTGGACAAGTTCGGCCGCCCGCTGCTGGGCGCCACGACCAAGCCCAAGCTGGGCCTGTCGGGCAAGAACTATGGCCGGGTGGTCTATGAGGGGCTGAAGGGTGGTCTCGACTTCATGAAGGATGACGAGAACATCAACAGCCAGCCCTTCATGCACTGGCGCGACCGTTTCCTGTACTGCATGGAGGCCGTGAACAAGGCCACCGCCGCCACCGGCGAGGTCAAGGGCCATTACCTGAACATCACCGCCGGCACCATGGAAGAGATGTATGCCCGCGCGGAATTCGCCAAGCAGCTGGGATCGACCATCGTCATGGTGGACCTGATCATCGGCTGGACCGCGATCCAGTCGATTTCCAACTGGTGCCGCGCCAATGACATGATCCTGCACATGCACCGCGCCGGTCACGGCACCTATACCCGGCAGAAGAACCACGGCATCAGCTTCCGCGTGATCGCGAAATGGCTGCGCATGGCCGGGGTCGATCACCTGCATACCGGCACCGCCGTCGGCAAGCTGGAGGGCGATCCGCTGACCGTGCAGGGTTACTATAACGTCTGCCGCGAGATGGTGAACGAGGTCGATCTGCCGCGTGGCATCTTCTTCGAGCAGGACTGGGGCAACCTCAAGAAGGTGATGCCGGTCGCGTCGGGCGGGATCCATGCCGGCCAGATGCACCAGTTGATCGACCTGTTCGGCGATGACGTCGTGCTGCAATTCGGCGGCGGCACCATCGGCCACCCGATGGGCATCCAGGCCGGTGCGACCGCCAACCGCGTGGCGCTGGAAGCGATGATCCTGGCCCGCAACGAGGGCGTGGACATCAAGAACGAAGGCCCCGAAGTCCTGCGCAAGGCCGCCAAGTGGTGCAAGCCGCTGGAAGCCGCGCTGGATACCTGGGGCAACATCACCTTCAACTATACCTCGACCGACACCTCGGACTTCGTTCCGACCGCGTCCGTCAGCTAA
- the fba gene encoding class II fructose-bisphosphate aldolase (catalyzes the reversible aldol condensation of dihydroxyacetonephosphate and glyceraldehyde 3-phosphate in the Calvin cycle, glycolysis, and/or gluconeogenesis) — MALITLRQLLDHAAEHGYGVPAFNINNMEQGLAIMEAARAVDAPVIMQASRGARSYANDIMLSKMIEALAAIYPEIPLCMHQDHGNDEATCMTAIRHGFTSVMMDGSLEADAKTPADYDYNVAITERVSRMAHWVGASVEGELGVLGSLETGESEAEDGHGAVGKLDHSQLLTDPDQAVDFVARTKVDALAIACGTSHGAYKFSRKPDGDILAMGVIEEIHRKLPDTHLVMHGSSSVPQELQDIINEFGGEMPQTFGVPVEEIVRGIKHGVRKVNIDTDCRMAMTGQFRKIAQQNAAEFDPRKFLKPAMDAMRDLCRERFEAFGTAGNASKIRVIPMDEMAKRYASGSLNPAITGAKAA; from the coding sequence ATGGCATTGATCACGCTGAGACAGCTTTTGGACCACGCCGCCGAACATGGCTATGGCGTGCCCGCCTTCAACATCAACAATATGGAACAGGGTCTGGCGATCATGGAGGCCGCCCGCGCGGTGGACGCGCCGGTCATCATGCAGGCCAGCCGCGGCGCGCGGTCCTATGCCAATGACATCATGCTGTCGAAGATGATCGAGGCGCTGGCCGCGATCTATCCCGAGATTCCGCTGTGCATGCATCAGGACCACGGCAATGACGAGGCCACCTGCATGACCGCGATCCGCCACGGCTTTACCAGCGTGATGATGGACGGCTCGCTGGAAGCCGATGCCAAGACCCCCGCCGATTACGACTATAACGTCGCCATTACCGAACGTGTCAGCCGCATGGCCCATTGGGTCGGCGCATCGGTCGAGGGCGAGCTGGGCGTGCTGGGATCGCTGGAAACCGGCGAATCCGAGGCCGAGGACGGTCACGGCGCGGTGGGCAAGCTGGATCATTCGCAGCTGCTGACCGACCCCGATCAGGCGGTGGATTTCGTCGCCCGCACCAAGGTCGATGCGCTGGCCATCGCCTGCGGCACCAGCCACGGCGCCTACAAGTTCAGCCGCAAGCCCGATGGCGACATTCTGGCGATGGGTGTGATCGAGGAAATCCACCGCAAGCTGCCGGATACGCATCTGGTCATGCACGGCTCCAGCTCGGTCCCGCAGGAATTGCAGGACATCATCAACGAGTTCGGCGGCGAGATGCCCCAGACCTTCGGCGTCCCGGTCGAAGAGATCGTGCGCGGCATCAAGCACGGCGTGCGCAAGGTCAATATCGACACCGACTGCCGCATGGCGATGACCGGCCAGTTCCGCAAGATCGCGCAGCAGAATGCGGCGGAATTCGATCCGCGCAAATTCCTGAAACCCGCCATGGACGCCATGCGCGACCTGTGCCGCGAGCGTTTCGAGGCGTTCGGCACCGCGGGCAATGCCAGCAAGATCCGCGTCATCCCGATGGACGAGATGGCAAAACGATATGCGTCGGGGTCGCTGAACCCGGCGATCACCGGCGCAAAAGCCGCCTGA
- a CDS encoding ribulose bisphosphate carboxylase small subunit has translation MRITQGCFSFLPDLDDSQISAQIEYILSREWAVGIEFTDEPHPRNTYWEMWGHPMFDLKDAKGVMMELDECRKAHGDSYIRINAFDSTRGWETVMMSFIVNRPKTEPTFRTWRQEVDGRSVRYTHEMVTG, from the coding sequence ATGCGTATCACTCAGGGTTGCTTTTCCTTTCTGCCCGATCTGGATGACAGCCAGATCAGCGCGCAGATCGAATATATCCTGTCGAGGGAATGGGCCGTCGGCATCGAGTTCACCGACGAGCCGCATCCGCGCAATACCTATTGGGAAATGTGGGGCCATCCCATGTTCGACCTGAAGGACGCCAAGGGCGTGATGATGGAGCTGGACGAGTGCCGCAAGGCGCATGGCGACAGCTATATCCGCATCAACGCCTTCGACAGCACCCGCGGATGGGAGACGGTGATGATGTCCTTCATCGTCAACCGCCCGAAGACCGAGCCGACCTTCCGCACCTGGCGGCAGGAGGTCGATGGCCGCTCGGTGCGTTACACGCACGAGATGGTCACGGGCTGA
- a CDS encoding SDR family oxidoreductase has translation MDLGIKGRRGLVCAASKGLGRGCAEALAEAGVDLVINSRTEAEITQTAHEIADRYGVSVTPVAADITTDEGRAKVLAAVGQADILVTNAGGPPPGNWTDWNRDDFIRAIDANMLSAIALMQALVPGMIERGWGRVVNITSASVRSPVSVLGLSNTARAGLTGFVAGMSRQVAPHGVVVNNILPGIHATDRADSLDRGVASQKGIDMDEARHRREATIPARTYGRPEDFGATCAFLCSEQARFIIGQNILLDGGALNATI, from the coding sequence ATGGATCTGGGGATCAAGGGCAGGCGCGGGCTGGTTTGCGCGGCATCGAAAGGGCTGGGGCGCGGCTGCGCCGAGGCTTTGGCCGAAGCGGGCGTCGATCTGGTCATCAACAGCCGCACCGAGGCCGAGATCACCCAGACCGCCCATGAGATCGCCGACCGTTACGGGGTCTCGGTCACGCCGGTGGCCGCCGACATCACCACGGATGAGGGTCGCGCGAAGGTGCTGGCAGCGGTCGGGCAGGCCGATATTCTGGTGACCAATGCGGGTGGGCCGCCGCCGGGCAACTGGACCGACTGGAACCGCGACGATTTCATCCGCGCCATCGATGCCAACATGCTGTCGGCCATCGCGCTGATGCAGGCGCTGGTGCCGGGGATGATCGAGCGGGGCTGGGGCCGGGTGGTCAATATCACTTCGGCTTCGGTGCGGTCTCCGGTGTCGGTGCTGGGTCTGTCGAATACCGCGCGGGCCGGGCTGACCGGCTTTGTCGCGGGCATGTCGCGGCAGGTCGCGCCGCACGGCGTGGTGGTGAACAACATCCTGCCGGGCATCCATGCCACCGACCGCGCCGACAGTCTGGACAGGGGCGTCGCCAGCCAGAAAGGCATCGACATGGACGAGGCGCGGCACCGGCGCGAGGCCACCATTCCGGCGCGGACCTATGGCCGGCCCGAGGATTTCGGCGCCACCTGCGCCTTCCTGTGCAGCGAGCAGGCGCGGTTCATCATCGGTCAGAACATCCTGCTGGATGGCGGGGCGCTGAACGCCACGATCTGA
- the cbbX gene encoding CbbX protein, which produces MDGDVSEQRPGAVDLKAEYESSGVREVLDELDRELIGLAPVKQRIRETAALLLVDRARRDLGLAHETPTLHMSFTGNPGTGKTTVALKMAGLLHRLGYVRKGHLVSVTRDDLVGQYIGHTAPKTKEVLKKAMGGVLFIDEAYYLYKPDNERDYGQEAIEILLQVMENNRDDLVVIMAGYADRMDRFFAANPGFRSRIAHHIEFPDYTGEELGRISDSMLETQNYRFDEAGRAAMEEYIHLRREQPHFANARSIRNALDRAKLRQANRLFEAQGKVDADALSTITEADIRPSRVFSGGLDIDGSRVERDQP; this is translated from the coding sequence ATGGATGGCGATGTGAGCGAGCAGAGGCCGGGGGCGGTCGATCTGAAGGCGGAATATGAAAGCTCGGGCGTGCGCGAGGTTCTGGACGAACTGGACCGCGAATTGATCGGGCTGGCGCCGGTGAAGCAGCGGATCCGCGAGACCGCCGCGCTGTTGCTGGTGGACCGGGCGCGGCGCGATCTGGGGCTGGCCCATGAAACACCGACGCTGCATATGAGCTTTACCGGCAATCCGGGCACCGGCAAGACCACGGTGGCGCTGAAGATGGCCGGGCTGCTGCATCGTCTGGGCTATGTCCGCAAGGGGCATCTGGTGTCGGTGACCCGCGACGATCTGGTCGGGCAATATATCGGACATACCGCGCCCAAGACCAAGGAAGTCCTGAAGAAGGCGATGGGCGGGGTGCTGTTCATCGACGAGGCCTACTATCTGTACAAGCCGGATAATGAGCGCGATTACGGGCAGGAAGCCATCGAGATCCTGTTGCAGGTGATGGAGAACAACCGAGACGATCTGGTCGTGATCATGGCGGGCTATGCCGACCGGATGGACCGGTTCTTTGCCGCCAATCCGGGTTTCCGTTCACGCATCGCCCATCACATCGAGTTCCCCGACTATACCGGCGAGGAACTGGGCCGGATTTCGGATTCGATGCTGGAGACGCAGAATTACCGCTTTGACGAGGCCGGGCGGGCGGCGATGGAGGAATATATCCATCTGCGCCGCGAGCAGCCGCATTTCGCCAATGCCCGCAGCATCCGCAATGCGCTGGACCGGGCCAAGCTGCGGCAGGCCAACCGGTTGTTCGAGGCTCAGGGCAAGGTTGACGCCGATGCGCTTTCGACCATAACCGAAGCCGACATCCGCCCCAGTCGCGTATTCAGCGGCGGGCTGGACATAGATGGCAGCCGCGTGGAAAGGGACCAGCCATGA
- a CDS encoding glycosyl transferase family 90 — protein sequence MTRKLFQIGFNKCATTFIARLFQMNGIPTVHWLEGALAEDIAYSRLAGRAPLQRWADKVVAFTDMESVRYLNMPVVEAFRDYAFLDASFPGSIFVLNTRNVEDWVISRYMHRGGSYARAYAQILGVGPGDLADIWADAWQQHLDGVRAHFAGRPELVEIDIDTATPEDYRRALSPWFDLPLCPPLPSGRVRKARDGYLIHLGRMLDAPLPGEGVSPALRQQTATALAVAARPATVQCGAGAFSAASDLFATFDAARQEVRARDGSRLPLIRGDSGKYHLDPAQGRLLRLATTVNDIADVADHGIYHLDMAPVCPLGQGDHAIPGPVIAGSRRAGAANVFLWPMPWIHRLGNDGFLGTPGRVDPAFADKLDRAVWRGGFAGYERSTDGPDLNRRLDAAIGVLSTADPDTPGFDRAAASLRDSARLAFVLAAQGNPDIDAAFLPDERAGKALTRAGIADVFARDHDEAFLLKHRYLVCLGGNAGPEDFLPLANSHSVVLKEEDGWELFASDLFRPWEHYIPLAPGGTDLAEALAWARAHPDRCAEISAAARQLCAVLADPECRRLHLMQVLRDYRAASGQGA from the coding sequence GTGACACGAAAGCTTTTCCAGATTGGTTTCAACAAATGCGCGACGACCTTCATCGCGCGCCTGTTCCAGATGAACGGCATCCCCACCGTTCACTGGCTGGAGGGCGCGCTGGCCGAGGATATCGCCTATTCCCGCCTTGCAGGCCGCGCGCCGCTGCAACGATGGGCCGACAAGGTGGTGGCCTTCACCGATATGGAATCGGTGCGTTATCTGAACATGCCGGTGGTTGAGGCGTTCAGGGATTACGCCTTTCTGGACGCCAGCTTTCCCGGCTCGATCTTCGTGCTGAACACCCGCAATGTCGAGGATTGGGTCATCAGCCGCTATATGCATCGTGGCGGCAGCTATGCGCGGGCCTATGCGCAGATTCTTGGCGTCGGTCCGGGAGATCTGGCCGATATCTGGGCCGACGCATGGCAGCAGCATCTGGACGGCGTGCGCGCCCATTTCGCGGGCCGCCCCGAACTGGTCGAGATCGATATCGACACCGCCACGCCCGAAGATTACCGCCGCGCCCTGTCGCCGTGGTTCGATCTGCCGCTTTGTCCGCCGCTGCCCTCGGGCAGGGTCCGCAAGGCGCGGGATGGCTATCTGATCCATCTGGGGCGGATGCTGGACGCCCCGCTGCCCGGCGAAGGCGTGTCTCCGGCCCTGCGCCAACAGACGGCGACGGCGCTGGCTGTCGCCGCGCGACCCGCGACCGTCCAATGCGGTGCAGGGGCGTTCAGCGCGGCATCGGATCTGTTCGCCACATTCGACGCCGCCCGACAAGAGGTCCGCGCCCGCGACGGCAGCCGCCTGCCGCTGATCCGCGGCGACAGCGGCAAATACCATCTGGACCCGGCGCAGGGCAGGCTGCTGCGGCTGGCCACCACCGTCAACGACATTGCTGATGTCGCGGATCACGGCATCTATCATCTGGACATGGCGCCGGTCTGCCCGCTGGGGCAGGGCGATCATGCCATCCCCGGCCCGGTCATCGCGGGCAGCCGCAGGGCAGGGGCGGCGAATGTCTTTCTGTGGCCGATGCCGTGGATTCACCGGCTGGGCAATGACGGCTTTCTGGGCACACCGGGCCGGGTCGATCCGGCCTTTGCCGACAAGCTGGACCGGGCCGTCTGGCGCGGCGGCTTTGCGGGCTATGAGCGCAGCACCGATGGCCCGGACCTGAACCGGCGGCTGGATGCCGCGATCGGGGTACTGTCCACGGCGGACCCCGATACCCCCGGCTTTGACCGCGCCGCCGCCAGCCTGCGCGACAGTGCGCGCCTGGCCTTCGTGCTGGCGGCGCAGGGAAACCCCGATATCGATGCGGCTTTCCTGCCCGATGAACGTGCAGGCAAGGCGCTGACCCGCGCCGGGATCGCCGATGTCTTTGCCCGCGACCACGACGAGGCATTCCTGCTGAAACACCGCTATCTGGTCTGTCTTGGCGGCAATGCGGGCCCCGAGGATTTCCTGCCGCTGGCCAACAGCCATTCGGTGGTCCTGAAGGAAGAGGACGGCTGGGAACTGTTCGCATCCGACCTGTTCCGCCCGTGGGAACATTACATTCCGCTGGCCCCGGGCGGCACCGATCTGGCCGAGGCGCTGGCATGGGCGCGGGCCCATCCCGACCGCTGTGCCGAAATCAGCGCCGCCGCCCGCCAGCTTTGCGCCGTGCTGGCCGATCCCGAATGCCGCCGCCTGCACCTGATGCAGGTGCTGCGCGATTATCGCGCAGCCAGCGGGCAAGGGGCATAG